One window of the Saccopteryx bilineata isolate mSacBil1 chromosome 2, mSacBil1_pri_phased_curated, whole genome shotgun sequence genome contains the following:
- the LXN gene encoding latexin — protein sequence MEIPSTHYLASRAASLVENCINYQQGTPHKVFLVQTVKQASMEDIPGRGHKYHLKFSVEEIIQKQVTVNCTAEVLYPPMGQETAPEVNFTFEGEIGKNPDEEDNTFYLKLKSMKEPLEAQNIPDSFGNVAPAMKPVRHLAWVACGYIIWQNSTENTWYKMVKIQTVNQVQRNDDFIELDYTILLHDIASQEIIPWQMQVLWHPQYGSKVKHNSRLPKDAQLE from the exons ATGGAAATCCCATCGACCCACTATCTAGCCTCCAGGGCTGCCTCGCTGGTGGAGAACTGCATCAACTACCAACAGGGGACCCCCCACAAGGTGTTTCTGGTGCAGACAGTCAAACAAGCCAGCATGGAG gatATTCCAGGAAGAGGACATAAGTATCACCTCAAGTTTTCTGTGGAAGAAATTATCCAAAAG CAAGTGACAGTGAATTGCACAGCTGAAGTACTTTACCCTCCAATGGGACAAGAGACTGCACCAGAGGTTAACTTCACATTTGAAGGGGAAATTGGGAAGAACCCAGATGAAgaagataatacattttatctaaaACTTAAGTCCATGAAGGAACCACTAGAAGCACAAAATATTCCAG ACAGTTTTGGAAATGTAGCTCCGGCAATGAAGCCAGTTCGACATTTAGCCTGGGTTGCCTGTGGTTATATAATATGGCAGAATTCTACTGAAAACACATGgtataaaatggtaaaaattcAAACTGTCAACCAAGTG caaAGAAACGATGACTTCATTGAGTTAGACTACACCATTCTACTTCATGACATTGCATCTCAG GAGATTATTCCTTGGCAAATGCAAGTTCTCTGGCACCCACAGTATGGCTCTAAAGTGAAACATAATAGCCGTCTGCCAAAGGACGCACAGCTGGAATAA